The following proteins come from a genomic window of Metarhizium brunneum chromosome 2, complete sequence:
- the str3_1 gene encoding Siderophore iron transporter 3: MRDLYWTSYVLAAKPCSDQDWVYYGHTLTLALCIWTHCYKALRLFGLCLKIIGVGIPPSTAVAQTNNTTSMVISMVMVGAGGAFSVVGSRVAPQAAGPHQDVAIAISRACWH, from the coding sequence ATGCGCGATCTGTACTGGACCTCGTACGTGCTCGCAGCGAAGCCGTGCAGCGATCAAGATTGGGTGTACTACGGCCACACACTCACGCTCGCACTCTGCATCTGGACGCACTGCTACAAAGCCCTCCGGCTTTTTGGTCTTTGTCTGAAAATCATCGGCGTGGGGATCCCCCCCTCGACGGCCGTCGCGCAAACGAACAACACGACCTCAATGGTCAtctccatggtcatggtcgGGGCCGGCGGTGCCTTTTCCGTGGTGGGATCCCGCGTCGCTCCTCAGGCCGCCGGGCCTCATCAGGacgttgccattgccatttcCCGCGCCTGTTGGCATTGA
- the WSC4 gene encoding Cell wall integrity and stress response component 4, which yields MPSLNLTGARGVARLLLMTASLVSLADAIDVDICASLNTADMNRNLSVFQTNGLCHDLCTPQGFVYAITQSNSCWCSNYTPAKSAQVATSKCSLGCPGYPDEKCGGPGVYGYVFLNIAQPSGTKGAGSSTTSESTEATSKPTSAISTLTADGTVKTVTIIPTETGHTAGDNQGASVQDSGLNTGGIVGIVVGVVGGILVLAGLIIFFYLRRKKQQQENDYQDDPSIRGSSSGMMGSGRPEMSRAPGSPGSTGNRSSTLQIDPRMDPFQQTLYARSGSRESVNTLRDDHDYSRRIQQPKVLRTTNPDPA from the exons ATGCCGTCTCTCAACTTGACAGGCGCCCGCGGCGTGGCTCGCCTGCTCCTCATGACTGCCTCTCTGGTTAGTCTTGCCGATGCGATTGACGTCGATATTTGTGCAAGTCTCAACACCGCCGACATGAATAGGA ACCTCAGCGTGTTCCAGACAAATGGGCTTTGCCATGATCTCTGCACACCACAGGGTTTTGTCTATGCCATCACACAATCCAAcagctgctggtgttccaaCTACACACCTGCAAAGTCAGCACAGGTCGCAACGTCTAAGTGCAGCTTGGGCTGCCCTGGCTACCCAGACGAAAAGTGTGGTGGTCCTGGTGTGTACGGCTATGTGTTCCTCAATATTGCTCAGCCTTCAGGCACCAAAGGAGCAGGATCTAGTACTACAAGCGAG TCGACCGAAGCTACGTCCAAGCCGACTTCGGCCATATCTACATTGACTGCTGACGGGACAGTCAAGACGGTCACAATAATACCTACAGAAACTGGACATACCGCAGGCGACAACCAAGGCGCCTCGGTCCAGGACAGCGGATTGAATACCGGCGGCATCGTTGGAATCGTagttggtgttgttggtggaATTTTAGTTTTGGCCGGTCTCATTATATTCTTCTACCTCCGACGGAAGAAGCAACAACAAGAAAATGACTATCAAGACGACCCAAGCATACGTGGTAGCTCGTCGGGGATGATGGGCTCCGGCCGTCCGGAAATGTCGCGTGCCCCTGGCTCACCGGGTAGTACCGGCAATAGGAGCAGCACCTTGCAGATTGACCCTCGTATGGATCCTTTCCAGCAGACTCTATACGCACGCAGCGGCAGTCGCGAGAGTGTCAACACACTGCGCGATGACCATGACTACTCCAGAAGGATCCAGCAACCGAAGGTGTTAAGAACCACGAATCCCGACCCCGCATAG
- the ATM1 gene encoding Iron-sulfur clusters transporter ATM1, which produces MADKSATEQRKADWAIMKEMSRYLWPKDSFGTKIRVGLAVSLLIGAKLLNVQVPFYFKSIVDSMNIDFAAVGGTAAAVAGSMIVAYGAARIGATVFQEVRNAVFASVAQKAIRSVARNVFDHLLRLDLSFHLSKQTGGLTRAIDRGTKGISFLLTSMVFHLIPTALEISLVCGILTWQYGAKFAAITALTMVGYTAFTIWTTAWRTKFRRQANAADNKASTVAVDSLINYEAVKYFNNEKFEVARYDKALGEYEKSSIKVATSLAFLNSGQNIIFSSALTAMMYFAADGVASGSLTVGDLVMVNQLVFQLSVPLNFLGSVYRELRQSLLDMETLFNLQKVNVSIAEKPDAKDLVLARGGEIKFQDVTFGYHPDRPILKNLSVTIPAGKKVAVVGPSGCGKSTLLRLLFRSYDVQDGRILIDDQDIRDVKLDSLRKSIGVVPQDTPLFNDTVEHNIRYGSIDASHEEVVAAAKRARIHDIIEKFPDGYSTKVGERGMMISGGEKQRLAMSRLLLKDPPLLFFDEATSALDTHTEQALMININGILREKGRTSVFVAHRLRTIFDSDLIIVLKDGKVAEMGTHRELIDRAGVYSELWSAQEMLFNEDGSEVEETKEQREQVAALKQSSTRK; this is translated from the exons atggccgacaaGTCGGCGACGGAGCAGCGCAAGGCTGACTGGGCCATTATGAAGGAAATGTCGCGCTACCTCTGGCCAAAGGACAGCTTCGGCACAAAGATCCGCGTGGGACTGGCGGTATCGCTGCTCATTGGGGCCAAGTTGTTGAACGTCCAGGTGCCCTTCTACTTCAAGAGCATTGTCGACTCCATGAACATTGATTTCGCGGCTGTCGGTGGCaccgctgccgccgtcgcagGAAGCATGATCGTCGCCTATGGCGCTGCGAGAATAGGGGCCACAGTCTTCCAAGAGGTCAGAAATGCGGTATTTGCGTCTGTTGCGCAAAAGGCCATCCGGAGCGTTGCGCGCAATGTGTTTGATCACTTGCTCCGGCTGGATCTGAGCTTTCACCTCTCCAAACAAACCGGTGGCCTAACGCGAGCCATCGATAGAGGCACCAAGGGCATCAGCTTTTTGCTGACGAGCATGGTGTTCCACCTTATACCCACCGCCTTGGAAATCAGCCTAGTCTGCGGTATTCTCACATGGCAGTACGGCGCAAAGTTTGCTGCTATTACGGCATTGACCATGGTGGGCTACACTGCCTTCACAATCTGGACCACGGCTTGGAGGACAAAGTTCCGAAGGCAGGCGAACGCTGCGGACAACAAAGCCTCCACCGTGGCTGTGGATTCGTTGATCAACTACGAGGCTGTCAAGTATTTCAACAATGAGAAGTTCGAGGTGGCGCGTTATGACAAGGCCCTCGGGGAGTATGAGAAGAGCTCCATCAAGGTGGCTACATCGCTGGCCTTTCTCAACAGCGGGCAGAATATCATCTTCTCGTCGGCCTTGACTGCCATGATGTACTTCGCTGCGGATGGAGTGGCCAGCGGTTCGTTGACGGTGGGCGATCTCGTAATGGTGAACCAGCTCGTCTTTCAGCTTTCTGTGCCGCTCAACTTTCTGGGATCTGTGTACAGAGAGCTGCGCCAGTCGCTGCTTGACATGGAGACCCTTTTCAACCTTCAAAAGGTCAATGTCAGTATTGCCGAGAAGCCTGATGCCAAGGACCTCGTCCTAGCGCGCGGAGGAGAAATCAAGTTCCAGGACGTGACATTCGGATACCACCCCGACCGCCCCATCCTGAAGAACCTGTCTGTTACCATTCCCGCCGGGAAAAAAGTAGCCGTCGTCGGACCCAGCGGCTGCGGCAAATCCaccctcctccgcctcctctttCGCTCTTACGACGTCCAGGACGGTCGGATCCTAATCGACGACCAGGATATCCGCGACGTAAAGCTCGACTCTCTCCGCAAGTCAATTGGTGTCGTGCCCCAGGACACACCACTGTTCAACGACACTGTCGAGCACAATATCCGCTACGGCTCCATTGATGCCTCCCACGAAGAAGTGGTCGCGGCGGCTAAACGGGCTCGCATCCATGACATTATCGAAAAGTTCCCTGATGGATATAGCACCAAAGTCGGCGAGCGAGGCATGATGATCTCAGGCGGTGAGAAGCAGCGTCTGGCCATGAgccggctgctgctcaaggaTCCGCCGCTTCTCTTCTTTGACGAGGCTACAAGCGCGCTGGATACGCATACGGAGCAGGCGCTCATGATTAATATCAACGGAATTCTGCGAGAAAAGGGCCGTACAAGCGTCTTTGTTGCACATCGGCTACGCACAATCTTTGACTCGGATTTGATTATCGTGCTGAAGGATGGGAAGGTGGCGGAGATGGGGACGCATAGGGAGCTGATTGACCGTGCTGGAGTATACTCGGAGCTGTGGAGCG CACAAGAAATGTTGTTCAATGAGGACGGTAGTGAAGTTGAGGAGACCAAGGAACAGAGAGAGCAGGTGGCGGCGCTGAAACAGTCTTCGACTCGGAAATAG